TACACAACTAAGAACAAGGACAAACATGTGGACAAGGGCAGCAACAAAGATGGTAAAACAAGTAAGGAACTTTGGGGCCTTTCTTCCGAGCTAGTTTGTGCAGTGTACAGGAGCCTGGCTGAAGATAATACAAAGAGTATAAAGGTAGGTCACAAGCTCAACACAGATTTCACCATATCGACTGCTTAGAACACTTACACATTAGGAATACAGGCACAACATACATTTTTGTGCACTGTTCAGGATTTTACATGATGCGACAATGTGAATTCCATTACCTGCTGCTTGCTCAAGTTGTCCTTGCTTTGACTTCTGAAACCTGGTGGCAAGGCGCTCGGGGGCATGTCGGAGCCACGATTTGATAGAGGCCTCAACGTCGGCAGCGGTTGCGTTTGGCGCTTTGCGAGCAGCATCTGAAATTTACAAGATTCCTTAAATCATCTCAACAATAACAGTTGTCTTGGTGAAAATACAAATTTCAAGAGTCATAAACAGTCTGCTGAGCCTACAAAAAATTGAGAAATAAATTACTGCCTACTCGAAGTCCTTCCACACATAATAGATTTGTTATATTGAATAGAGTTGGGCACATCAGTGACACTTGCTTTTTCAAATGATAACGAGGCAGAACACGAGCCAAAACAATCAAATGATTGCTTTACATTTTTTATTTCGGCTGCTATTTCAATCACCTCACACTGCCTTGCACTGAAAGGTTGCACAGTGATCTTACACTTTATTTATGCCCTTCGCTTTTTACCAGACAAACTATAATATTTTAAGTTTTTAGCCTCTAAAGCTAAGCCTGGACCTTTAGAGTGCTACCAAATTGTAGATTTTTTACCATGTAGGCTTCTTTAGCCAACATTAAAATTTAAGTGCACAGTGAAATTGCAGCATCCTTGCAGTGCTGAAATATGCAACCAATAGCAATAGTGATAACTGACACTGCAAACTTACAAAATAGATAAACGGGCAGCACTTAAAAAAACAGACCAATGagcatgtttttgtttttcctgagGAAGGCTAATTCTGTGTAAAACACAAAAGTAAGATGTATTATACAGCACACCTGTTATGGCTTTAGCAATCTTCAAGGCGGAGAAGCTCAGTTTTCCTTTTCGACCCATCCAGGAAAATTGTGCCGCAACCTCGTCTGTGATGCAGTATGACAAGATTCTTTTTGTTGCCCAGTAGGCATCTTTCCCACCAAGCTGTGCCAACTCATGAACCTGTGTACAAAAGAGAAGAAATTCTATTCAACAAAGAAACTTGTTGGATGATGTGAATGTTTTAGAATACGAAAAAGAGTATTAAGTCATAAAGCAAGTAAGCAATGTACGAAAAACCCATGACATTCTTGATATTGCAAAACAGCAGTGTTTAACACCTTGAATATTCATTATGAGTTcgatgaactgaaaaaaaaaacataaccccCTTACCAGGATCTTAAATTTTCCAGCATCGAGCTTGTCGTCGAACTCTTGTAGTTCTTCAAGACTGCTTAGCGGATGGCCTAAGAGCTCTGCGCATTCGGTGACTGAAGAAGTGGGAAGCATATCGCACAACTTGTTCAGGGTGTCCGCTTGCTGTTCCAGCATGAAGCGAAGCGTGTTCAGCAGTCGTAGCACATGCCGCTGGAAGTCTGAAAAATATTGTAAATAAACGCTATTAAAACTTAGTAGGGTTCAAGAACATTTTAAGCAAACCATTTTACTGAAAACTGCATTCATATCTTTCAAAATGTGCGTACTCTTCTCTACACAACAATCATGAGGCGAGTTTCGTGGCCGTTCTTGCGCTGTCTGTTCACCTGAAAAGCACAATTTCAATTCATTAGTAGTTTGGAGTAACTGGCTAATGATTTATTTAACTTTGACCTCCCTTATCTGGCACATACCTTCATCAACAGAGTGGTTATCAGACGTACCTTGTGGCGAGTTTGTCTCTGACAACTGGGTCCCTGCAGTGTCGAAGAACGAGAGCAGTGAGCCACAAGAGCCGCTCTACTTGTTAGAAATTCTGATGTGCAACAGATAGTGACAAAGAGCCTAGCAGAGCAAAGAAATTACCGATAGCAAAGGTTTACTAGTTCAATTATAAAACTGAATTATGGAGGTTAACATATTTTGGTTCATCACTTGCTTCTACAATGCTTGAGAACATTATGCATGGCTCTTAAGAAGCTTACAGCTATCTGTGGTTCTAACCTATAgattagaacgacagaaagttgctaaattcgttacacacaaaaaataataaatacgcACGTAAATCGTAATTTTGTAACGAGACAGCTGTATATGTGTGAGAATACCTGCTGTGCCTTTGTCTCCCTGGCCAAATGTGGGCATACTTGTTGCTTCACTCGAGGTTATTCCTAGAAAGCAATACGTGTAGTCCATCACGTAATGATTCCTATTAGCATTAATCGCAGCCATACACTGGGTGGAGCACAGTATACTCCTATAAAACAAACTTACAAAAGCTCCAGTATTTATACTGAACTTCAAAGCTACAATTCCACAGTTCATTGTTGCAGAATGAATTTCTTTTGTAGCAATCTGCTACAATTGCATGAATGTCACAATATTCATGCTATACTCCATGATAAACATTTCTGGCAAGTGAATAAATGCCAGAGGGGCAACTAGCAAAGTTTCAGTGTACATGCAAGGTAAATACCTTGTTCACACTTGTCGAAAACAAGTGCTGACTAGACATTCAATGTGAAATTACCAGAAAAGCATTCCAAGCGTTGCATTATTTTACTGTGAAGTTGGCAGTGCACTGCTGAAACACAGGGGAGAGCGAGATGGACGAAGCACTTCGTCCCATCTCGTCCTACTTGTGTGTTTCAACCGTGCACTGCCACCTTCGTTATGAAtaattaccaacacgcccactcGCCCATCATTTTAATTTCACTGTTTGGAAATATGCTTTGTAAATTTTAAAATCCTATTGATAAAGGAACATGAGCATTGTCAATAACAGGCTAGCTACGAATGCATCTAGCAGCCTGCTTTTCTCTTCTAACGAGGAGTTATTCAATGCTGGTATCCAAATATTCAATGCAGATGAAAGAAAGGAGGTGGTGCATTGTAACATCAGAGggttgagaaaaaattggccTCATGCACCAACTGAGTGCTTGCAAGGCTAAAGCTACGTCCTTAATGCAATGATCTTGAAAAGTAATGGCAAATACATTTTACAATACCAGATGGAAAATTATTTGGGATAGGTGGCAGTCCTGGCTGGCTTGTGGCAgagtcttcctcctcctcttcactgTCAGAGTCACTCCAGACTGCTGGTGGCCGTCTACGCCTCTTCAATAGAGGCATTTCAGTTTCACTGGCCAGGTCTGAATGGAACTGACTGTCATTTAGCTTTTTCCGGGCATGTTCATAGGTAACTGAAAAAGTGCAAAATGTGATCAATATAATCACCCCTGGCTTAAGGCGTAAGGTGACTGAAATGCGCTTACCGAACAAACCTTTCACAGCAATTTCATACTGCTTCCACCATGACTGTGGTGGATGCTGCTTCTTTGCCATTTTCCCAGCCTTCTCTGCTTTTACATTATGCGGCCAGACGCACACGCTCCCGGTGACCCAAGTAGTTGGCACAATTTCAACCTCTTTAGAGGCAGTGAACTCCACAATAGCATAGCTCATCTGGAAAAGAATTCTGAATTGTAGTGCCACCATTGCACAAAACAGCACTTCCTAATTTTTGTCAAGAAAGCATTTTAACTTCGCAAACAATACAAATTTTCATTACTATAAGCACACTGTTGCTTCAGATAAGAATAGTACCATGGAAACTATGTATATAAGTGACCATTACATGCTCAATCATGATCAGGCTTTCACAATTACACAATAGCAGAGAGCTACTCAAGAATTAAGTTGAACATAGAATACACTGACCTGGCCTAGGAGAAGCATGTTTCAAAAtaaccccttcaggcgcgaattatgatgcactgtctgcaaatgtctcaaattcgcacaacgtaattctaaggcactcaatattacattccaagaaagaaaataaagtaatatgcTGTTGTTTGCTAGTTTtgctaattaatcttaattaggggataattgaatatttaattactcagcagtcagtcatgttccatttttatacAAGAATAAGCAAATTGTTGGCTTAAAATGcgtgcgcaatttgtttttggttgcgttcatttcgtgcggagaaaaataatacttattacgttggtcctggaatgcggcacATCGAACAACCCGTCtaacatcgtagtgccttcaccaaagtgatcggttatggtcatacttagcacattgaggttaagtcaaggcatgttgaccatgcagaaggttcaattgatgctatgcgcaatgtatcttgccctttctttccggctagtccaaaaaactggcgaaaacaagttgcgtccacatatgtggacgttgcgcctgaaggggataattTTTCAAGCTTTGTCAAGCTATAGCTCTCAGCGTTTGGCAAGCTACAAAGGCAGACATCTGCTTATACGACAAAAAATAGTCATGTTGGCtgttcaaaaataaattttgtaCCAAAATGCCTTCATCGCAACATGATAAAACCTTAAGTCAAAGCATCGTTGACAAGCCATAGGAAATGTATTTGCACATGAAGCCAGACATTTAGAATCGGGAGATGAAAGGTTTACATGTCAACAGCAGAAAACAAGCTCCACACTTCAACTTCAAAGTTCAAGTAATAACGCTGTGTTAGATACCAAAATAAGATGCTACATGACAGGCCACAACAGTTTTTATAGAACTGTTGTCAATGGTCCTGCTAAAACGCTTCAAAGGATCCCCACGTAAGATGCTTGGAAAACAATCTATACTCACCAACATTTCTTGGGAATCGAAACGAGCAGCTGTGAGCCAACAAAGGATCTACACATACTTTCGAACAGCTGCAGATGCCCAAATTCCTCAATATTGTGGCACGGTCTAGTGGCATGAAGAATTATTTTACAGCAGCCAGAAAAAAACTTCAATAAGGCCTCTCATTCGCTACCACACTCATACAAGAGCTTGTGTGAAGGCAAATAAGAGTATTCAGGGAAAGTCAGCACCAGAACAAGTTCCTCACTGCTACGAGGAAAAAGCACAGAACACGACACTAAAATGAGCTAATCTTGGAACACATACTAAATGGTATGCAACTCTGGCATTACTACAAACTGCGTCTTCCATGGGAGCTTGATCATTTTTCGCACATTGCTCACAGGCCACACTTTGAGGTCTGAAAGACCTGAAACAATATAAATATCAAGTCTTGAAGATTCAAAGGGGTGTGCGTAGAAatcttttttatgcaaaaattcttGACCAATGATGCAAATCTCTTCTGTACCCCTCATGGAAGCAATGTTTCTTGCAATAATAATATGTTCACCCTGCCATGCAGCAGTTGTCCGGCTTCTATGCCCAGTACAAAATTTTGATACTTCAGAGTTTTGAAGCATGGAAGGCAGCATGTAGGAAGGAGTGGACCATTTTCACAAGGTTGTCTGGGAATAAGATCATGTTGCCTGCAAGGCACTTCAGAAGCAGCTGATTGTGCCTCTGCCATTCTATTTgcaagttgttgtaatggtttcCCATGTTGTGAAGGTGTCTCTTTAATTGCTTCATATTGTTTTCAAAGGGAAACGCACTGAAGCAGTCCAATGCACCATGGCGTTTGACGTCATCAGGCAAGTGTAACAAGCAATGAACATTGAACGACATGTGCTCTTTTCCATACAAATGGGCAAAACTGGCAACAAAATGTTCAGGAGTGCCCCGGCATAGTCAGCATGTTGACTGCACAACTGCTTGTTAACCAAAATTGACAGCGAGGCATGGAGAAGCAAGAAATGTTTATAAATGTCATCTGCGAGAATGCCGTTGAGAAGAAGAGGCCCTGTGTAGAGCAGAAGAAGCCTAAATTCAACAGCCTTCCATCTATCTAACTCATCGACACCCCTAGGCCTACGTGGGAATTCACGCGGGATGTAGCGACGCAAGGCAGTGCTTTGCTGATTGAATGTATGACGTTGAAGTGGTCCCAGTCGAACATTTAAAGGACCTGAAAGCCACAGGGAAAAAAGCTTTTTCACAACACCTAACAGAACAACATGCATATAGTCGAGAGGAACATCGCACACAGTGTCAAGAGGCAACTCAACAAGAATTGATGTTCCTCTGTGATGCTCGGAGTCGTGCTGCTGCCTGAAGCTAGCATTTGTGCGGAGGGGACAGTCTGAATCGGGGAACACAACCTTGCCTCCAATGTATGCACCCTCAACACAGCACTTGGGACAGCCATTGTAGCCACTGTGGCCTTTGGTCATCATTACGAAAGACCGTGCTGGCGCATCACAAACAAGAGCCTTCAGACAAACCTCAATTGGCTTGCCATTCAACAAGCCCATTCGCCAGCAAATACTGCAACTCATCAACAAAAGCTCTAAAAAAGGCATTGGATGAATGCGGCTTTGAAGGCCCCGCATAAGCCCCGATAACAAATGGCCCAAAGCCCTCACCACAGTTACTAACTCTACATTGTATAGGCCAAAGTTGCATTCTTGAGCTTTTTGCAAGGGGCAGACCATCTACATTGACAATGAGCGAAACAATACTAGGAGGGTCTTTCACGAACTTCAACGAATGCTTAAGCCCGGCAGCGAGACCAAAATGACAATATTCGCCCGGAGACAGGGCCACCACGGAGTACTCGGTGTTTTCTAGTCGCGGCGTTTTGAGGAGTGCACGCGCGTCATCAGGGAGGTCAAGTTCGGAAAAGATGCTGTAACGTTTATGCAGCTTCAATAGCTGGTTTAATGCTTTGCGCTTTATGTTATTCTCAACTGCCCATTGACGCAGAGCCTCTCGAAAGCTTTCTTTTTGCGGTGCTACTTCTTCTGATGAAAGAACGGGCACAGAAGAAAAATGCGAGTTTTGACATGAGGCTCCAGGCAAATCATCTGAATCACCTGACGAACTATTTGACGATTGTGTGGAATCGGCATCAGGATTCGCAAAATGGGCGATTTCATGCGAGGCACTACTACATTCACTATGCACAGCTAAGTCATCATGTTTTGCAACTGCCAAACGTTGTGGCTCTCCTCTACATGGCTGGGTGGCGGAAGCCGCACACGCATTGTCTCCCAAACACTCCTGCACAGCGCACAAGGGTTCAATTAGCAGATGTGTCCTTGCTTCCCGCGATGCCTTCTCCGTAACGAGCTTTTTGCGAGGCCTCTGCATGTTTGTAGAAATCCTAACAAAATTTGATAGACACAACTGTCACATGGCTTCTAGCGACTACAAGCAAGAAAGCAGCTGGTTGCATACAAGGGATAACAGCCTTGACAAGCGCGCGGTCCCGCTCACCTTGGTCAAGTAATACTCAGACAAGGAGCTCGTCCACGGCCGCAAGTCAGACACGGGATCTCCAGTCGTGTAGAACCTCTACGGAGCGTGAAGCCAGGTACGCAGTTCTCGAAGAGGAAGTTGTTGAAAAGCCCGCTTCGCGTTACCAAGAAATCATACAAAAGAAATGGCGGCCGTCCCCTACAGTGTATCCCGCGCTACTGTGATGGCAGTGATGATGATAGACGCAATTTTAGTTTTAAAACGACATAAACGTGAGCTCAATAGTGTAATAACTCCACTGTGCATAATTTTAAAGTTATAAAATGCGGTAAAAACAAATTTACTAGCAGCTGAAATGAAAAACAGTGGCGATTAAACAGTGGCGGCCTACGTTTATGGATGGCGGTGGCAGTTATAACAGTTGGCAACTATGATCAAGCAATGGCGGCgcgcagcaacaaattgtaaacacgcaagtagagtgacctagaattggagagtgcccggaacgagcttccaaAAGTGAAGCCAAACGACCGTAACGCCGCTtggggcgctgcgatcggtagcacTCAGCCCGccgtggctcagaggtagaatgtCTGCTTCCCACGCAAAAAACCGGGGTTCGAATCTCGGCAGGAGGCATTGTTTTTCCAGTCTTTTTACTACTTCATGCGTtgattttttattctttataCTGCTGCTTAACAGTTGCTTCCAGTGCTATGCAATGCAACAAAAAATCAAGCAGAAGCTGAAGGAATAATAACAAAATAACAATCTTTTGCAGTGAACGATAATGTTTGCAGCGCCACCTCACGGGAATCACCAAAACTATTACCAccaaagcatggcctccgagaacaGCACGCATACAAAACCCCGCCGACGCATGCTTGACAGGCTCCGCTGTGCGCTCAAGGCTCATTCACACTAGGCCGACTCGGCACCGCTTTTGGTCAGCCGACTGTGCGACAGCAGTCTACATGACGGAAAATGCTGTCGCCTACCTGCGCTACCTGCGCGTCAACTTCGGTGCTAAACTGAGAAAAATAAAGGTTAATAAAGCAGTAAAAATAGCGCTAATGGCACACGGTTGGTCAACTCATTATATGTTTCAGCCTTCGCGCGGTCATGCATAGTCAAAAGATCTGATGGCAAGCTGCGCTAAGTTAGACGACAAAATGCAGTCGCGTTCGAAAACGTAGACCTATAAGGCCATACAGATATATGTTTTCAAACATGCATGCGATAAAACGACGTACTCGGGTGCGACAGAGGCGACGTCCCTTGGCGGTCCCTGGGTTATCCGGGTTGAAAACATCCGCTATGAATCCAGTGAGGACATCCCTGGGACGGCCGAGAAAAGGACCAAACGGACGTTCGGAAATAGCCGAAAACATACATCCGCTGTATGTCCTACGGACGTCGGGTTTtggacgtggacgttcggcttTAGACGGGACGTCCAACGGACATTCATGGCCCATTGGGCCACTTCTTTGCAGCGGCCGCGCGCTATTCCAAACAAGTCCACGCTCAACGCTGACATGTTCGCAAGCGCGTCCAACGGAAATAATGGTATAAATTTGGCGCGAAGCCGGCGACGCGAGGTAACACACACGGCCAACACCATGCACCGATCACGACGCCATTTACGTGACACCTTCCCGACACGCAGCGCTGCAACGAGGATACATGTAGAGATATTAGAGATACATGGCCGCTGCATCTGCCCCGAAGCATGATTCAAACATTCGGATCCGGCTGCTCGCACTTAAACAAGACCACGTCCATAGCgagtaaaataaaacgaaagtttGTCACCAGAGTTCGCTCTCAGCAGGACTTTTGCTG
This genomic interval from Rhipicephalus sanguineus isolate Rsan-2018 unplaced genomic scaffold, BIME_Rsan_1.4 Seq698, whole genome shotgun sequence contains the following:
- the LOC119378120 gene encoding uncharacterized protein LOC119378120, whose product is MPTFGQGDKGTAGTQLSETNSPQGEQTAQERPRNSPHDCCVEKNFQRHVLRLLNTLRFMLEQQADTLNKLCDMLPTSSVTECAELLGHPLSSLEELQEFDDKLDAGKFKILVHELAQLGGKDAYWATKRILSYCITDEVAAQFSWMGRKGKLSFSALKIAKAITDAARKAPNATAADVEASIKSWLRHAPERLATRFQKSKQGQLEQAADTD